Proteins found in one Caldisericia bacterium genomic segment:
- a CDS encoding stalk domain-containing protein: protein MKKGRVVLLSFIIFLLLSMYIPRVYGGPAVKLKVEVPLSAKVGVPFNITIKALDASDVLDSSFSGTVNLSVVQSGFAIYPYEVIFNGSEGGQKIVSVTISSNDLTNWATIQIKATKTGLTDGISSGFSITGGNPSFIEVLPLSISGSTYSVFSVVATNDADDGLTLIPFNANEKGWDQDASGTFTEIDYYYIDIDGSNNVSSGDVRITPVTWGSVTYPAGSIVKSGDTDLGASLTIFFGSNLKHLENVKADGKYNYGELLYLDSNTNNTVDFGDTRRSTTPGFYTTTAGNPITYEVRIYDEWRNIVCDYNKNVVFNSSDPLATFSPSNYTFNSSDNGKHTFTNGVILKTSGTQTINALDGSGLQDLMPPKIKVGVSTLHHFEFYNFSTTTPVAGTNFSFRVKAVDEFGNTITNYTGTVHFSTTDTYSSPPLILPPDTTYVPADNGDRPFNATLITAGPQTIYVEDTSNPTIKGSATFNVQPQILDNCTFVFESIGPQTVGNSFQITIKVKDSFGNLNTSFNGVAYLASSPVGISPTSITFTNGVWTGNVILTTSSSAAYIYCDDETPPTLPPAPADPNINPGISNTFTVSDPDPISFQFEPIGNQSKNTPFQITVKAVDSAGRIVTSYNGPIKLFVSTPGGTITPNIINLTNGIWTGNVTLSTSDSGAKIYANSQYGEYIYYDIDNSNSVNVGDKRLTNVRNYNYNTFVASGNTDIGLLLITFASNEKHTENVSVNNLFDFGEYIYVDIDGDNKVSVGDKRLTPYGNYRANTYVQSGDSDLNINLITFNSLEKHTEHIISNSTYDIIFGESNIFSVSSSVVDHFEFLPIASPQTAGVPFSVTIYAKDSFGMIVTSFNQQVIISSLPTMGVSTNPSPVVFVNGIWSGTVTLNTPSTAVKLVATYGSVTGESNLFALQGTLNHFSFSLIPSPQKVNQSFFVEITARDGNENIVTNFTGNVNLTLNPSGPISPGTVGPFVNGKWSGYITINAPFSSVQIVATDAGGSGMNGYSNSFSVVGPLDHFHFSPIAPQVSGVPFLIRIEAHDSQHNLISDLNTTLTLSSSVGNIIPTSVNMVNGVFEGNITLDTPTPSVFITASALSKFGTSNNFSVSAGLHHFTFDLIASPQTAGTPFLVKIYAKDSLDNIISNFNATVPISATVPANFVIEPTSVNFVNGVWSGYITLYKTGTNVQLKVEYASKYGLSNQFNVLPGPLHHFKVTSNDLDPVTGDYKPVGPQTVGCVFNPGAHPENALRITAVDQWDNTVTTYSGAGYSVIVTSTDPNAQIAGFPLPYTLTGFSSGVRVVNSMEMGTVGIHTITVTDTSNPGIKGTSNPFTVASQTIHHFDFDIIGPQTINNPFNITIYAKDINGYIVSAWDNTDTWGIYGGGACNVNLTASTGGISPITTGNFTLGKWTGSVTLYTPHSSMKITANNGPITGTSNSFTCASNVLGRFEFELISNQTAGIPFNITIKAVDLAGSLITTWNGTALLTSSTGPGTISPSSTTSFINGRWTGSVTINTPNPSVQIFAEDPITHKMGMSNIFSVFGALDHFTFDTIPSPQVAGTSFTIKIYAKDSLNYTIPNFVSQVNLSVSDGTITPQITGFFNNGVWIGSVTLTKAGTNIKLIAEKDGKIGESNAITLLPAPVNNFVFSTIGAQTVNVPFSVTIKAYDEFGNLCTNFNGSATLSAVNSTVLEPTSITFISGVWTGNVKLGTHGTDVQLKVILTTPSVTSLSNKFTVAKGLHHFLISTIGNQNKGIPFEITVTAKDEDNSTVSSFNGTVNLTCSLGVGTIEPITLGPFVNGTYTGNIKINRAGDNVTITVTDPVSGKTGTSNAFKVFGDKIIFKSSPQTIDLEQKSSAIVIGLVDPQGNPLIAPTNITVNLTTNSPTGKFSEDGVNWGITSIIFTSGSSEKSFYYKDSTPGAWDITVSATNYESATQRIVVSGKIANGSGQVSINPSSGLTNEKINITFTFTATFSLSGGAIKLTMPVGFPNPQLTDPNGDCFVSVTPDTGVSLGTIQTQLNNLIINIQTMASGNKLTIKLNNVTLPSIEGNYTFSFFTMGQGGTFTPIANQPQFRVDKGFSLEILSLTVSPQTASTNAGYTIIIRVGTKGELSVSDEINIKFPIGTFIPATINTNLIKLNDTQITTSPIVNQSANTITIKTPIPLPKETTAKIEISPQAGIINPPQAGNYTIEVTTNKETKPATYNFVLSPAPPISDIEVNVKPQSAGKEAEYNILFRININLLEGDKIYIKFPLGTNIPQSILPTAIQVSGVPIRYEPLVIGRLLVLTLSAPIVKGENSIIISKSAKIKNPEIPDKYILYLYTSRDLNEVPSKPYEIVGTPYTIITVTPELPDGINGWYVTKPKIKLEGKGEGVIETYYYWDDEEPQLYTQEFYAKEGEHILYFYSKTKGLDNAEQVRSRTFKVDTTPPKITILEPKFEYTNRQDLVISGITEPTILVSAQTSRTTSNTKGQFNLLIKLVPGLNTIKVQAIDSAGNISEVTLSITLDTTPPYLELDPSITKWMEVFTETFEVKGKVEVGAKLSINGIEVSYDLQGNFSYSVRLQEGNNSISIVAVDRAGNENSIYLPIKYIKRTVLKIKIGSKTVYVNDKPVQIEAAPWIDKKSGRAMVPLRVIVEAFGATVEYRYISFGDERVSIIFKLKRIDLRIGSNIAYVEGLPVRLDAPPVIINGRTFVPIRFIMETFGAKVDWDPFSSEITITYPAP from the coding sequence CCTCTTTTATTGAAGTTCTACCTTTATCAATAAGTGGATCTACTTATTCTGTTTTTTCAGTTGTTGCTACAAATGATGCTGATGACGGATTGACATTAATACCTTTCAATGCAAATGAAAAAGGTTGGGATCAAGATGCCTCTGGAACATTTACAGAAATAGATTATTATTATATTGATATTGATGGAAGCAACAATGTTTCATCAGGAGATGTTAGAATTACACCAGTAACTTGGGGGTCTGTTACATATCCTGCTGGTTCGATTGTAAAAAGTGGAGATACTGATTTAGGCGCATCTCTAACTATTTTTTTTGGAAGCAATTTAAAACATCTTGAAAATGTTAAAGCAGATGGAAAGTATAATTATGGAGAATTATTATATTTAGATTCTAATACTAACAATACTGTAGATTTTGGTGATACAAGAAGATCAACCACTCCTGGATTTTATACAACAACTGCTGGAAATCCAATAACTTATGAAGTAAGAATTTATGATGAATGGAGAAATATTGTATGTGATTATAATAAAAATGTTGTTTTTAATTCAAGTGATCCCCTTGCCACCTTCTCACCCTCAAATTATACCTTTAACTCTTCAGACAATGGAAAACACACCTTTACTAATGGAGTAATCTTAAAAACTTCTGGTACTCAAACAATCAATGCTTTAGATGGATCTGGCCTTCAAGATTTAATGCCACCTAAAATTAAAGTTGGAGTTTCAACTTTGCACCATTTCGAGTTTTATAATTTTTCTACAACTACACCTGTTGCTGGAACAAATTTTAGTTTTAGAGTAAAAGCAGTTGATGAATTTGGAAATACTATAACAAATTATACTGGAACAGTTCACTTTTCAACAACAGATACTTACTCATCACCACCCTTAATTCTTCCGCCTGACACTACATATGTTCCGGCAGATAATGGAGACAGACCCTTTAACGCAACTTTAATAACTGCTGGACCTCAAACAATTTATGTTGAAGATACATCAAATCCAACAATAAAGGGAAGTGCAACTTTTAACGTTCAACCTCAAATTTTAGATAATTGTACATTTGTATTTGAATCAATAGGTCCACAGACAGTAGGAAATTCATTTCAAATAACAATTAAAGTAAAAGATAGTTTTGGAAATCTTAATACATCTTTTAATGGAGTTGCATATTTAGCTTCATCTCCAGTAGGAATATCTCCAACCTCAATAACATTTACTAATGGAGTTTGGACAGGCAATGTGATTTTAACTACTTCATCAAGTGCCGCTTATATTTATTGTGATGATGAAACACCTCCAACACTTCCACCTGCACCGGCTGATCCAAATATTAATCCAGGTATTTCTAATACATTCACTGTTTCAGATCCAGATCCTATTTCTTTTCAATTTGAACCAATTGGAAATCAAAGCAAAAATACTCCATTTCAAATAACAGTTAAGGCTGTGGATAGCGCTGGAAGAATAGTTACATCATATAATGGGCCTATAAAACTTTTTGTTTCAACTCCAGGTGGAACAATAACACCAAATATAATAAATTTAACTAATGGAATATGGACTGGAAATGTTACTTTAAGTACATCAGATTCAGGAGCTAAAATTTATGCAAATTCACAATATGGAGAATATATTTATTATGATATTGATAATAGTAATAGTGTAAATGTTGGTGATAAAAGATTAACTAATGTTAGAAATTATAATTATAATACTTTTGTTGCATCAGGAAATACAGATATAGGTTTATTACTTATAACATTTGCTTCTAATGAGAAACATACAGAAAATGTTAGTGTAAATAATTTGTTTGATTTTGGAGAATATATTTATGTAGACATAGATGGTGATAACAAAGTAAGTGTAGGTGACAAAAGATTAACACCATATGGAAATTATAGAGCAAATACTTACGTTCAAAGTGGAGATTCAGATTTAAATATAAATTTAATAACATTTAATTCATTAGAAAAACATACAGAACACATAATTTCGAATAGTACATATGATATTATTTTTGGTGAATCTAATATATTTTCTGTATCATCAAGTGTGGTAGATCATTTTGAATTTCTACCAATTGCTTCTCCTCAAACTGCGGGTGTACCTTTTTCTGTAACTATCTATGCAAAAGATTCTTTTGGAATGATTGTTACATCTTTCAATCAACAAGTTATAATTTCTTCCTTACCAACAATGGGAGTTTCAACAAATCCTTCTCCAGTAGTATTTGTAAATGGAATATGGTCTGGAACAGTTACTTTAAATACTCCTTCAACTGCAGTAAAACTTGTAGCAACTTATGGAAGTGTGACCGGTGAATCAAATTTATTTGCACTTCAAGGAACATTGAATCACTTTTCTTTTTCATTAATTCCTTCTCCTCAAAAGGTAAATCAAAGTTTCTTTGTTGAAATAACTGCAAGAGATGGTAATGAGAATATTGTTACAAACTTTACAGGAAATGTTAATTTAACATTAAATCCATCAGGACCTATTTCACCAGGAACTGTTGGTCCGTTTGTAAATGGAAAGTGGAGTGGATATATAACAATTAATGCCCCATTTTCAAGTGTTCAAATAGTTGCAACAGATGCAGGGGGAAGTGGGATGAATGGTTACTCAAATTCATTTTCAGTTGTAGGTCCACTAGATCACTTCCATTTTTCTCCAATTGCACCACAAGTTTCTGGAGTTCCTTTCTTAATAAGAATTGAAGCACATGACTCTCAACACAATCTAATTTCAGACTTAAATACCACTTTAACCCTTTCATCTTCAGTGGGAAATATAATTCCAACCTCTGTTAATATGGTGAATGGAGTTTTTGAGGGTAATATTACTCTTGATACTCCTACACCATCAGTATTTATTACAGCATCTGCCCTTTCAAAGTTCGGAACTTCTAACAACTTTTCTGTTTCTGCAGGATTACATCATTTCACTTTTGATTTAATAGCATCGCCTCAAACAGCAGGAACTCCCTTTTTAGTTAAAATATATGCAAAAGATAGTTTAGATAATATAATTTCAAACTTTAATGCAACAGTTCCTATTTCAGCAACAGTTCCTGCTAATTTTGTAATTGAGCCTACTTCAGTAAATTTTGTTAATGGAGTATGGAGTGGCTACATAACTTTATATAAAACTGGTACAAATGTACAACTTAAAGTTGAATATGCATCAAAATATGGATTATCTAATCAATTTAATGTTTTACCAGGGCCACTTCACCACTTTAAAGTCACTTCAAATGACTTAGACCCTGTTACTGGAGATTATAAACCAGTTGGTCCACAAACAGTTGGATGTGTCTTTAATCCTGGAGCTCATCCTGAAAATGCATTAAGAATTACTGCAGTTGATCAATGGGATAATACTGTAACAACATATTCAGGTGCAGGTTATTCAGTTATTGTTACTTCCACTGATCCAAATGCCCAAATTGCTGGTTTTCCTTTACCCTATACTTTAACTGGTTTTTCCTCTGGTGTAAGAGTTGTAAATTCAATGGAAATGGGAACTGTCGGTATTCACACAATTACTGTGACTGATACCTCAAATCCAGGAATTAAAGGAACATCAAATCCATTTACTGTTGCAAGCCAAACAATTCACCATTTTGATTTTGATATTATAGGTCCTCAAACAATAAATAATCCATTTAATATAACTATTTATGCAAAAGATATAAATGGATATATTGTAAGTGCTTGGGATAATACTGATACATGGGGAATTTATGGAGGAGGAGCTTGTAACGTTAATTTAACTGCCTCAACAGGTGGAATTTCTCCAATAACAACAGGAAACTTTACATTAGGCAAATGGACTGGAAGCGTCACACTTTATACTCCTCACTCAAGTATGAAAATAACTGCAAACAATGGACCAATAACTGGGACTTCAAACTCATTTACTTGTGCATCAAATGTTTTAGGTAGATTTGAATTTGAATTAATATCAAATCAAACCGCAGGTATACCATTTAATATAACTATAAAAGCTGTTGATCTTGCTGGTTCTTTGATTACAACATGGAATGGAACAGCGCTTCTTACTTCTTCAACAGGGCCTGGTACAATTTCTCCTTCTTCAACAACTTCATTTATTAATGGTAGATGGACTGGGAGTGTCACAATAAACACTCCAAATCCATCTGTTCAAATTTTTGCTGAGGATCCTATAACTCATAAAATGGGAATGAGTAATATATTTTCAGTTTTCGGTGCGCTTGACCACTTTACCTTTGATACAATACCATCTCCACAAGTTGCTGGAACTTCTTTCACAATAAAAATTTATGCTAAAGATTCACTTAATTACACAATTCCAAATTTTGTATCTCAAGTTAATTTATCTGTTTCAGATGGAACTATAACTCCTCAAATAACTGGTTTCTTTAATAATGGTGTTTGGATTGGAAGTGTAACACTAACAAAGGCTGGAACAAATATAAAATTAATTGCTGAAAAAGATGGTAAAATAGGAGAGTCAAATGCTATAACTCTACTTCCAGCACCAGTTAACAATTTTGTATTTTCAACTATTGGTGCACAAACAGTAAATGTTCCTTTTAGTGTAACAATTAAGGCTTATGATGAGTTTGGAAATTTGTGTACAAACTTTAATGGTTCTGCTACTTTATCTGCTGTAAATTCAACGGTTTTAGAGCCAACATCAATTACTTTTATAAGCGGTGTTTGGACAGGTAATGTAAAACTTGGAACTCATGGAACAGATGTTCAACTTAAAGTTATACTTACAACCCCATCTGTAACATCACTATCAAATAAATTTACTGTTGCAAAAGGACTTCACCACTTCTTAATATCAACAATTGGAAATCAAAACAAAGGAATACCATTTGAGATAACTGTTACTGCAAAAGATGAAGATAATTCAACTGTTTCAAGTTTTAATGGAACAGTTAATTTGACATGTTCTCTTGGTGTTGGAACTATAGAACCTATTACTTTAGGTCCATTTGTGAATGGAACATATACTGGAAATATAAAAATAAATAGAGCCGGAGATAATGTAACAATTACTGTCACAGATCCTGTTTCAGGAAAAACTGGAACCTCAAATGCATTTAAAGTTTTTGGGGATAAAATTATTTTCAAATCATCACCTCAAACAATAGATCTTGAACAAAAATCTTCAGCAATTGTTATAGGTTTAGTTGACCCTCAAGGGAACCCATTAATTGCTCCTACAAATATTACAGTCAATCTTACAACTAATTCTCCTACTGGAAAATTTTCTGAAGATGGAGTTAATTGGGGAATAACATCAATAATATTTACATCTGGAAGTTCAGAAAAATCATTTTATTACAAAGACTCTACTCCTGGTGCTTGGGATATTACTGTTTCAGCAACAAATTATGAAAGTGCAACTCAAAGAATAGTTGTTTCTGGAAAAATTGCAAATGGTTCAGGTCAAGTATCTATTAATCCTTCATCAGGATTAACAAATGAAAAAATAAATATAACTTTTACATTTACAGCGACATTTAGTTTATCTGGGGGTGCGATTAAATTAACTATGCCAGTAGGTTTTCCAAATCCTCAACTTACTGACCCCAACGGAGATTGTTTTGTTTCAGTAACTCCTGATACAGGAGTTTCTCTTGGAACAATACAAACTCAATTAAATAATTTAATAATTAATATTCAAACAATGGCTTCTGGTAATAAACTCACAATAAAATTAAATAATGTTACATTGCCTTCTATAGAAGGAAATTATACATTCTCATTCTTCACAATGGGTCAAGGAGGAACATTTACACCTATTGCAAATCAGCCTCAATTTAGAGTTGATAAAGGATTCAGTTTGGAGATATTATCTTTAACAGTATCTCCTCAAACTGCATCAACTAACGCAGGTTATACAATTATAATTAGAGTTGGAACTAAAGGAGAACTATCTGTTTCTGATGAAATAAATATAAAATTCCCAATAGGAACATTTATTCCCGCCACTATAAATACTAATTTAATAAAACTAAATGACACTCAAATTACAACTTCACCGATTGTTAATCAATCTGCAAATACAATTACAATTAAAACCCCAATTCCACTTCCAAAAGAAACAACAGCAAAAATTGAAATTTCTCCTCAAGCAGGAATAATTAATCCACCACAAGCAGGTAATTATACAATTGAAGTTACTACAAATAAAGAAACAAAACCTGCAACTTATAACTTTGTTTTATCTCCAGCACCACCGATTAGTGATATTGAGGTAAATGTAAAGCCACAAAGCGCTGGAAAAGAAGCTGAATATAATATTTTATTTAGAATAAATATAAACTTACTTGAGGGAGATAAAATTTATATTAAATTCCCATTGGGTACAAATATACCTCAATCAATTCTTCCAACAGCAATTCAAGTTTCAGGAGTTCCAATAAGATATGAACCGCTTGTTATAGGAAGATTACTTGTTTTAACCCTTTCAGCACCAATTGTAAAAGGTGAAAATTCAATTATAATATCAAAAAGTGCGAAAATAAAAAATCCTGAAATTCCAGATAAATATATTTTATATCTTTACACCTCAAGAGATCTTAATGAAGTTCCATCAAAACCTTATGAGATAGTTGGAACTCCATATACAATAATAACAGTAACTCCTGAATTACCTGATGGTATAAACGGTTGGTATGTAACAAAACCAAAAATAAAACTTGAGGGAAAGGGAGAAGGAGTTATTGAAACTTATTACTACTGGGACGACGAAGAACCTCAACTTTACACACAAGAGTTTTATGCAAAAGAGGGAGAGCACATTTTATACTTCTATTCAAAGACGAAAGGATTAGATAATGCAGAACAAGTTAGATCAAGAACATTTAAAGTAGATACAACTCCACCAAAAATTACAATTTTAGAACCAAAATTTGAATATACAAACAGACAAGATTTAGTTATTTCAGGAATAACAGAACCAACAATTCTGGTTTCAGCACAAACTTCAAGAACAACATCAAATACAAAAGGTCAATTTAATTTACTAATTAAACTTGTGCCTGGTTTAAATACAATAAAAGTTCAAGCAATTGATTCTGCTGGTAATATTAGTGAGGTTACATTAAGTATTACACTTGATACAACTCCGCCATATCTTGAACTTGATCCCTCAATAACAAAATGGATGGAAGTTTTTACAGAAACCTTTGAAGTAAAGGGAAAAGTTGAAGTGGGTGCAAAACTTTCAATTAATGGTATTGAAGTTTCATATGATTTACAAGGAAACTTTTCTTATAGTGTGAGATTACAGGAAGGAAATAATTCAATTTCAATTGTAGCAGTTGATAGAGCAGGAAATGAAAATTCAATTTATTTACCAATTAAATACATTAAAAGAACAGTTTTAAAAATAAAAATTGGTTCAAAAACAGTTTATGTAAATGATAAACCTGTTCAAATAGAAGCGGCTCCCTGGATAGATAAAAAATCTGGTAGAGCAATGGTGCCTCTAAGGGTTATAGTTGAAGCCTTTGGTGCAACAGTAGAATATAGATATATTTCTTTTGGAGATGAAAGAGTTTCAATTATATTTAAGTTAAAGAGAATAGATTTAAGAATTGGGTCAAATATTGCATATGTAGAGGGATTACCAGTAAGACTTGATGCTCCTCCTGTTATTATAAATGGAAGAACCTTTGTTCCAATAAGATTTATTATGGAAACATTTGGTGCAAAAGTTGATTGGGATCCATTTTCAAGCGAAATAACAATTACATATCCTGCACCATAA